One part of the Zymomonas mobilis subsp. pomaceae ATCC 29192 genome encodes these proteins:
- a CDS encoding glycosyltransferase family 2 protein yields MEQGESKQPKVAIAIIAPGDMILVEFSISAMGLIQQARDMNINIICGRSSVLANAKNIAVKDSLQWDADYILFLFGDITFPNDTLHRLLAHKKDIIGVTYPKPIAPYNLLGITSDQQIPEEVEKGLLKMHYMPGGCLLVKTDVFKKLDPNLPHFYYDVFQDDVMSDEFVFCDRVRELGYDIWCDGNLSAEMGRIGQRVYHMPDIEERRLLMEQELLKTEKEKLLPPSA; encoded by the coding sequence ATGGAACAGGGTGAAAGCAAACAGCCAAAAGTCGCGATTGCGATTATCGCACCGGGTGACATGATTTTGGTTGAGTTCTCAATCAGTGCCATGGGCTTGATTCAGCAGGCTCGTGATATGAATATTAATATTATTTGTGGTCGTTCTTCCGTTCTGGCAAACGCTAAAAATATAGCGGTCAAAGACAGCCTGCAATGGGATGCCGATTATATCCTGTTTCTGTTCGGGGACATCACCTTTCCCAATGATACCTTACATCGTCTGTTGGCCCATAAAAAAGATATTATCGGTGTCACTTATCCCAAACCGATTGCGCCTTATAATTTGTTAGGGATTACCTCGGATCAGCAAATCCCTGAAGAAGTCGAAAAAGGCTTGCTGAAAATGCATTATATGCCGGGTGGTTGCTTGTTGGTAAAAACGGATGTTTTTAAAAAGCTGGATCCCAATTTACCTCATTTTTATTATGACGTCTTTCAGGATGATGTCATGAGCGATGAGTTTGTCTTCTGCGATCGTGTTCGTGAATTGGGTTATGATATTTGGTGCGATGGTAATTTATCTGCCGAAATGGGCCGTATTGGCCAGCGGGTTTACCATATGCCGGATATTGAAGAACGCCGTTTATTGATGGAACAGGAATTACTAAAAACTGAAAAAGAGAAATTATTACCGCCTTCGGCCTGA
- a CDS encoding FliA/WhiG family RNA polymerase sigma factor, translating to MHLNEFEDSEAIPVVYSRNPSKKNIEALIKGHLQLVRKIAWHVHGRVSNAIEIEDLIQIGMVALIEAANAFENRGFAFATYASMRIRGAMIDYMRQHAATGRSSIARRKTLNKTREELEAALGRPPEDSEMAEKLGMTASEYREWADSAISIRQESLDDVYSDHSSIFSDETADPVGDLERQGLQKALAEHIQNLPEREAMVLQLYYVEELNLKEIGEVLDLGTARISQIKKAAVDHLRQKMTDWQH from the coding sequence GTGCATCTTAATGAATTTGAAGATTCCGAAGCGATTCCCGTTGTTTACAGCCGTAATCCGTCAAAGAAGAATATTGAGGCCTTAATTAAAGGCCATTTGCAATTAGTGCGCAAAATAGCATGGCATGTTCATGGTCGTGTTTCCAATGCCATTGAAATAGAAGATTTGATTCAAATCGGTATGGTTGCCCTGATTGAAGCGGCTAATGCTTTTGAAAATCGGGGATTTGCCTTCGCTACCTATGCTTCAATGCGCATAAGAGGGGCGATGATCGACTATATGCGGCAACATGCGGCAACCGGTCGATCTAGCATTGCGCGACGCAAGACATTGAATAAAACGCGGGAAGAATTGGAAGCGGCCTTGGGGCGTCCGCCCGAAGATTCTGAAATGGCCGAAAAATTAGGTATGACGGCCAGCGAATATCGGGAATGGGCCGACAGTGCGATCAGTATTCGCCAAGAATCCTTGGATGATGTTTATTCCGATCATTCCAGTATTTTTTCCGATGAGACTGCCGATCCCGTAGGTGATTTAGAGCGGCAAGGACTGCAAAAGGCTTTGGCTGAACATATTCAAAACCTGCCTGAACGAGAAGCTATGGTGTTACAGCTGTATTATGTCGAAGAACTGAATCTGAAAGAAATTGGGGAAGTCTTAGACTTGGGGACAGCCCGAATTAGTCAGATTAAAAAGGCGGCGGTCGATCACCTCCGTCAAAAAATGACAGACTGGCAGCATTAA
- a CDS encoding MinD/ParA family protein, whose protein sequence is MMPKLLRTPQVIAVASGKGGVGKTNVIANLTAALAKMKRRTLLLDCDLGMADVGIVLGMNADKTIEDILTGRHEYEDVVQQGPFGLMLVPGVNGAGRIMEMDAVAKRRLVDSLRPWTKSFDYILLDGPSGASPSSLALTASADRVILVISSEPTSFMDGYALIKLLALEYKVKEVSVVTNMVEDETEGRDLFRRFSDVSARFLGTKLYHLGSIPRDPHLREAVLRKRCCLELFPKSRAAEAFDRLAHALDDHSLPKGRRNSFFFGLETVSAS, encoded by the coding sequence ATGATGCCCAAACTGTTACGTACACCTCAGGTTATTGCTGTTGCCAGTGGTAAAGGTGGGGTTGGAAAAACGAACGTTATTGCTAATCTGACCGCAGCATTAGCAAAAATGAAAAGACGGACGCTATTGCTCGATTGCGATCTTGGGATGGCGGACGTCGGCATAGTTCTTGGCATGAATGCCGATAAAACGATAGAAGATATTCTGACGGGTCGGCATGAATATGAAGATGTTGTCCAACAAGGCCCGTTTGGTTTGATGCTTGTTCCCGGTGTGAACGGGGCAGGGCGGATCATGGAAATGGATGCGGTCGCCAAACGTCGATTAGTCGATAGCTTGCGGCCTTGGACCAAATCTTTTGACTATATTCTGTTAGATGGCCCCAGTGGGGCTTCTCCCAGTTCACTGGCTTTAACGGCATCAGCCGATCGCGTTATTCTGGTAATTTCTTCAGAACCCACATCTTTTATGGACGGTTATGCTTTAATCAAGCTATTGGCGCTTGAATATAAAGTGAAAGAAGTTTCAGTAGTTACGAATATGGTAGAAGATGAAACCGAAGGTCGTGATCTTTTTCGACGCTTTTCGGACGTATCAGCACGTTTTTTAGGCACAAAGCTTTATCATCTTGGCTCTATTCCCCGCGATCCTCATTTACGGGAAGCGGTATTGCGGAAGCGTTGTTGTTTAGAATTATTTCCGAAATCAAGAGCGGCTGAAGCCTTTGATCGTCTGGCTCATGCACTGGATGACCACTCTTTACCAAAAGGACGGCGAAATAGCTTCTTTTTCGGTTTGGAGACGGTGAGTGCATCTTAA
- the flhA gene encoding flagellar biosynthesis protein FlhA, whose amino-acid sequence MATAAVKKTIWLAAGRTAILPIAILVLVGLMVVPVPTTVLDIGFISNITISLAVLMVSLNAAKPLDFSSFPTVLLFATLLRLSLNVASTRVVLVNGHTGADAAGMVIESFGHFLIGDHYMVGVFIFSILMIINLVVVTKGAGRVSEVSARFTLDAMPGKQMAIDADLNAGLITPEEAKTRRQEVSTEAGFYGSMDGASKFVKGDAVAGVLILVINIVGGLILGVFSYNLSFSEAASNYVQLAIGDALVAQIPSFLLSFATASIVTRVSSSFDLTGQIVSQFNSPRAWTPVAVILGFLGILPGMPHFVILPAAGLAGWTAWKLHKSAQAEAALKEAPPPTLVPDTPPPVSWDDVSDGSVLTLEIGYALISLVDERKKAPLMARITGIRRQLSRDLGFVIPLVRVRDNLSLGPNSYRVSVAGVVIGEDEIWPDQLLALNNGDADGTLEGRVVKDPSFGLDAVWIPENRRSDAIVAGYTVVDAATVIATHLNQAILSNAADLFGMDDAQKLLDMLKESAPQLVGGLTPQPLSLALITLMCRSLLSEGVSLHEFRRIAEAMADAAREETEPNALLEAIRIRIGGIIVQSIVPVKMPLSVVTFEPKLESLLSQGVRSGPQATHPFEPALANRIVTALESAAHPLLSSGQRFAIVTSPVIRRPLARLLKPHFSDIPVLSFLEIPDGKPVEVVAVVGDGQSSSPSIANNKAEVVS is encoded by the coding sequence ATGGCAACAGCCGCAGTCAAAAAGACGATTTGGCTTGCCGCTGGTCGAACTGCTATTTTGCCAATCGCTATTTTGGTATTGGTCGGGTTGATGGTCGTCCCAGTGCCAACAACCGTCCTTGATATTGGCTTTATTTCCAACATTACGATTTCTCTCGCTGTGTTAATGGTTTCGCTTAATGCAGCAAAACCCTTGGACTTTTCCTCTTTTCCGACCGTTCTTCTTTTTGCAACCTTACTTCGTTTGTCGCTTAATGTGGCCTCGACCCGTGTTGTGTTGGTCAATGGTCATACAGGGGCTGATGCCGCGGGTATGGTGATTGAATCTTTTGGTCACTTTCTTATCGGCGATCATTACATGGTCGGCGTGTTCATCTTTTCCATTTTGATGATTATCAATTTGGTTGTGGTGACGAAAGGTGCCGGACGCGTGTCAGAAGTGTCAGCGCGTTTTACCTTGGATGCTATGCCCGGTAAGCAAATGGCTATTGATGCTGACCTTAATGCCGGTCTCATTACGCCAGAAGAAGCTAAGACCAGAAGACAAGAAGTTTCCACAGAGGCCGGTTTTTATGGTTCTATGGATGGTGCTTCCAAATTTGTTAAGGGGGATGCGGTCGCTGGTGTCCTTATTCTGGTGATCAACATCGTTGGTGGTTTGATCCTTGGTGTTTTCAGCTATAATCTTTCTTTCAGTGAAGCCGCTTCTAATTATGTGCAACTGGCCATCGGTGATGCCCTTGTTGCTCAAATCCCATCTTTCCTTTTATCTTTTGCGACGGCTTCCATTGTTACGCGGGTCTCTTCCTCTTTTGATTTGACCGGACAAATTGTCAGTCAGTTTAATTCCCCACGCGCTTGGACGCCGGTTGCCGTTATTTTGGGTTTCCTTGGCATTTTGCCCGGTATGCCCCATTTTGTTATTTTACCGGCTGCGGGATTAGCCGGATGGACCGCATGGAAATTGCATAAATCAGCCCAAGCCGAAGCCGCTTTGAAAGAAGCGCCGCCACCGACCCTTGTACCCGATACGCCGCCGCCTGTATCATGGGATGACGTTTCTGATGGTTCGGTTTTGACATTAGAAATCGGATATGCGCTTATCTCTTTAGTGGATGAACGAAAAAAGGCCCCGTTAATGGCACGTATAACGGGTATTCGACGTCAACTTTCCCGCGATTTGGGTTTTGTCATTCCCTTGGTTCGGGTGCGGGATAATTTATCCTTGGGTCCGAATAGTTATCGCGTTAGTGTTGCGGGTGTTGTGATAGGTGAAGATGAAATCTGGCCTGACCAGTTATTGGCTCTGAATAATGGTGATGCTGATGGCACATTGGAGGGTCGCGTAGTAAAAGATCCCAGCTTTGGATTAGATGCGGTATGGATTCCTGAAAATCGCCGCTCGGATGCTATTGTTGCGGGTTATACGGTCGTGGATGCGGCAACGGTTATTGCTACCCATCTTAATCAAGCCATCCTGAGTAATGCCGCTGATTTATTCGGCATGGATGATGCACAAAAATTGTTGGATATGCTGAAAGAGTCTGCACCACAATTAGTAGGCGGATTAACGCCACAGCCGTTATCTTTGGCGCTTATTACATTAATGTGTCGCTCTCTTTTATCCGAAGGTGTTTCTCTTCATGAATTCCGCCGTATTGCAGAAGCTATGGCGGATGCCGCAAGAGAAGAAACCGAACCTAATGCTTTACTGGAAGCTATCAGAATAAGGATTGGTGGCATTATTGTTCAATCTATCGTTCCTGTGAAAATGCCCCTTTCGGTTGTTACCTTTGAGCCTAAGCTTGAATCCCTTCTTTCTCAGGGGGTTCGTTCTGGCCCACAGGCGACGCATCCATTTGAACCGGCCTTGGCTAATCGCATCGTGACGGCATTGGAATCCGCAGCCCATCCTTTGCTTTCTTCAGGACAACGCTTTGCTATTGTGACTTCGCCCGTTATTCGTCGTCCGTTAGCAAGGCTGTTAAAACCCCATTTTTCAGATATTCCGGTCTTATCTTTCCTTGAAATTCCAGATGGAAAGCCGGTAGAAGTTGTTGCTGTCGTGGGGGATGGACAATCGTCTTCTCCTTCGATAGCCAATAACAAGGCGGAGGTAGTGTCGTAA
- the flgM gene encoding flagellar biosynthesis anti-sigma factor FlgM encodes MVDSIGNASGALQAVSAVSSIGSSGDTTPLQNNTAAAAADDTTSSSVSKTSDTGVSSVTDTSKKDDVKKGVASSSPVSLSEALAASGPPVNQAKIQAIRALISEGRYPISANMIASKMLQYEVPGTSTSSDSTAVSSDSSNA; translated from the coding sequence ATGGTTGACAGTATCGGAAATGCCAGTGGCGCATTGCAAGCGGTCAGTGCTGTTTCCTCGATAGGATCTTCTGGAGATACCACCCCTCTCCAGAATAATACGGCGGCGGCAGCGGCGGATGACACTACATCTTCATCTGTGTCTAAAACGTCTGACACAGGGGTTAGCAGTGTAACCGATACGTCCAAAAAAGACGACGTCAAAAAGGGCGTCGCCTCTTCCAGCCCCGTCAGTTTATCCGAGGCTTTAGCGGCCTCTGGTCCGCCTGTTAATCAGGCAAAGATACAAGCTATCCGCGCTTTGATCTCGGAAGGGCGTTATCCTATCAGTGCGAATATGATTGCTTCTAAAATGTTGCAATATGAGGTGCCCGGCACCTCGACTTCTTCTGATTCCACTGCGGTTTCTTCTGATTCATCTAACGCCTGA
- the flgA gene encoding flagellar basal body P-ring formation chaperone FlgA translates to MKKKSSYFSVFLGIVTFSLSTISVFAADFQDLSALDKQIATSLGAAIGTEGGAVSPVDRRLHLTQCPENVVVDKPAAGTVSVHCPSIGWRIRVPLVRTMTHALNHHETSQNGQNTGTSKDNTKGEILVKRGDPVELIAGNSNFTVSVQGTAQQDGALGDHIRVKSDPNKPPVIAVVVESGKVRIPGFE, encoded by the coding sequence ATGAAAAAGAAATCTTCATATTTTAGCGTTTTTCTAGGCATTGTAACTTTTTCATTATCAACTATATCCGTTTTCGCGGCTGATTTTCAAGATTTATCCGCTTTAGATAAACAAATAGCGACTAGTCTGGGGGCGGCTATCGGAACCGAGGGCGGGGCGGTATCGCCCGTTGATAGACGGCTTCATCTGACACAATGTCCAGAAAATGTTGTCGTCGATAAACCGGCAGCAGGCACCGTTTCGGTTCATTGTCCTTCGATTGGGTGGCGTATTCGTGTGCCCTTGGTGCGGACGATGACCCATGCACTCAACCATCATGAAACTAGCCAAAATGGCCAAAATACGGGCACTTCCAAGGATAATACCAAAGGTGAAATTTTGGTAAAACGCGGCGATCCTGTCGAATTGATTGCAGGCAACAGCAATTTTACGGTATCAGTGCAAGGTACAGCCCAGCAAGACGGTGCCTTAGGCGATCATATACGTGTAAAATCTGATCCCAATAAGCCCCCTGTGATCGCTGTTGTCGTTGAATCTGGTAAAGTGAGAATTCCTGGCTTTGAGTAA
- a CDS encoding flagellar motor protein MotB, with amino-acid sequence MKLKRSSRWAISYIDLLMTLLGFFVLLYAREHDPHAVAASLRSAFTHNSDKNSNKSSTAQSPKDSEAVSKAETAEKAANKDCGTTTGIACPTHDFVADALFQPEEAVLTDQGKAVLTDFFKKSDLLSAHFLIESQGIGNGNARFDKWELAAARTATVARQLKAAGVADDRLKIMMAPDNPSSDKGQHLMITANKN; translated from the coding sequence GTGAAGCTAAAAAGAAGTTCACGCTGGGCTATCAGCTATATTGACCTTTTAATGACGCTGTTAGGCTTTTTTGTGCTGCTTTATGCAAGAGAGCATGATCCTCATGCGGTTGCAGCCAGTCTTCGTTCAGCTTTTACCCATAATAGTGATAAAAACAGCAATAAGTCATCGACTGCACAGTCTCCCAAAGACAGCGAGGCGGTCAGTAAAGCTGAAACAGCAGAAAAGGCAGCTAATAAAGACTGTGGGACGACAACGGGCATCGCCTGTCCGACCCATGATTTTGTAGCCGATGCCCTGTTTCAACCGGAAGAAGCGGTGTTAACCGATCAAGGCAAGGCCGTCTTGACGGATTTTTTTAAGAAATCTGATCTATTGTCGGCTCATTTTCTGATAGAAAGCCAAGGCATTGGCAATGGAAATGCCCGATTTGATAAATGGGAATTGGCCGCCGCCCGAACGGCTACTGTAGCGCGACAGTTAAAAGCTGCTGGTGTTGCCGATGATCGCTTAAAAATTATGATGGCCCCTGATAATCCATCGTCAGATAAGGGGCAGCATTTAATGATTACCGCGAATAAAAATTAA
- a CDS encoding motility protein A produces the protein MYLLTSVSHFFDATAFFLVFIGAFAIAIFRSTLSDLLRVLKAFVPLIKATPERDGEVAAHAVQSVLRQVQAKGIATADRVDIAFAPRFVQQAVNELTDCTDPEIFHQWTVEQIRKRQDRHQGAINFWHIISDVAPSVAMIGTVIGLVNMFSHLDDINTLGPSMAMAILTTLYGLCLSTLIAVPIAGRLEYLSDMEGRWWQNVADNLVLAAMGELAPVPARIPLLRVDQQKAEL, from the coding sequence ATGTATCTCCTGACGTCAGTTAGTCACTTTTTTGACGCCACAGCTTTTTTTCTGGTTTTTATCGGGGCGTTTGCCATTGCGATTTTTCGTTCGACCCTTTCCGATCTTTTGCGTGTTTTGAAAGCCTTTGTGCCTTTGATAAAGGCTACCCCTGAACGGGATGGCGAAGTGGCCGCCCATGCGGTGCAATCGGTTCTTCGTCAGGTGCAAGCCAAGGGCATTGCAACGGCTGACCGGGTTGATATTGCTTTTGCGCCGCGCTTTGTGCAACAGGCCGTCAATGAATTAACGGATTGCACTGATCCCGAAATATTTCATCAATGGACGGTCGAACAGATAAGAAAACGTCAAGATCGCCATCAGGGTGCTATAAATTTTTGGCATATTATTTCTGATGTCGCGCCTTCTGTCGCTATGATCGGGACGGTGATCGGGTTGGTAAATATGTTTTCCCATCTGGATGATATAAATACGCTGGGGCCTTCTATGGCGATGGCTATTTTGACAACCCTTTATGGATTATGCCTTTCTACCCTGATTGCCGTTCCTATTGCCGGAAGGTTGGAATATCTGTCTGATATGGAAGGCCGTTGGTGGCAAAATGTAGCGGATAATTTGGTTCTAGCCGCTATGGGAGAGTTAGCGCCTGTGCCTGCCCGTATTCCGTTGTTAAGGGTAGATCAACAGAAGGCAGAGTTGTGA
- the flgB gene encoding flagellar basal body rod protein FlgB — protein MAISSTLFGIQGDALVLRNKRMDMLASNIANAATPNYKARDIDFNKALNDSTSGSATNEAVENAIGYRVPIDTSIDGNTVELPTEQTQFAENAIKYRSTLTFLQDRMSDVMSALKGE, from the coding sequence ATGGCGATCAGTTCAACTTTGTTTGGTATTCAGGGCGATGCGCTTGTTTTACGTAATAAGCGTATGGATATGCTTGCATCTAATATCGCCAATGCTGCAACACCTAACTACAAAGCACGAGATATTGATTTTAACAAGGCGCTTAATGATTCTACCAGCGGTAGCGCTACCAACGAGGCCGTCGAAAATGCGATAGGGTACCGCGTCCCGATTGATACGTCGATTGACGGAAATACCGTCGAATTACCGACCGAGCAGACGCAATTCGCTGAAAATGCAATTAAATATCGTTCGACCCTTACCTTTCTGCAAGATCGTATGTCGGATGTTATGTCCGCCTTAAAAGGAGAATAA
- the flgC gene encoding flagellar basal body rod protein FlgC, which produces MDRPLSVFDISGRAMSAQLVRLNTNASNLANANSVASSRDNAFRALKPIFSTVTQSPGVATVQVQKVVATDTQPTQLHDPTHPLADENGNVWSAGVDTAQEMVEMIETARDYQNNVQVMQTAKSLTLDTLKMER; this is translated from the coding sequence ATGGATCGTCCTCTTTCCGTTTTTGACATTTCCGGTCGGGCTATGTCTGCGCAGTTGGTACGACTGAATACCAACGCGTCGAACCTTGCTAACGCAAATTCCGTAGCCAGCAGTCGGGACAACGCCTTCCGTGCTTTAAAACCGATTTTTTCAACCGTTACCCAATCCCCCGGCGTGGCAACGGTTCAGGTGCAAAAAGTGGTAGCAACGGATACCCAACCGACCCAGCTTCACGACCCGACCCATCCCTTGGCCGATGAAAACGGCAATGTATGGTCAGCCGGTGTCGATACCGCTCAGGAAATGGTGGAAATGATTGAAACAGCCCGCGATTATCAGAACAATGTTCAGGTGATGCAAACGGCAAAATCTTTAACGCTCGATACCTTGAAGATGGAGCGTTAA
- a CDS encoding flagellar hook assembly protein FlgD — protein sequence MMSTTSSVSGQSYINQLSTGSSSSATTTSSSSDPTAALSSTDFLKLLTTQLQYQDPDSPVDDTQMAAQMAQFSSVAGINQMNTTLSSIQSDVSNSRLSNASDWIGKAALVSSNTVTSVDGIFAGQVALDSSAADVKISLADSTGKVVYSQDYGSQSAGNVSFSFSGTDSNGDTVSGPLSVKVNATNSSGGSVSSSTSTWTMVNAVNSPASGTTQIVTSLGTYDPSDITSIS from the coding sequence ATGATGTCAACAACAAGTTCTGTTTCCGGCCAAAGTTATATCAATCAGCTCTCGACAGGTTCCAGTTCGTCAGCCACGACGACCAGTTCTTCCAGCGATCCAACGGCGGCGCTTTCTTCTACTGACTTTTTAAAACTGCTGACGACACAGCTGCAATATCAAGATCCTGATAGTCCGGTCGATGATACCCAGATGGCTGCCCAGATGGCGCAATTCTCCAGCGTGGCCGGTATTAATCAGATGAATACTACGCTCAGCAGTATTCAAAGCGATGTTTCTAATTCCCGTCTTTCCAATGCGTCCGATTGGATTGGTAAGGCCGCCTTGGTAAGCTCGAATACGGTTACTTCCGTCGATGGTATCTTTGCCGGTCAGGTGGCACTGGATAGTTCAGCAGCCGATGTCAAAATCAGCCTTGCGGATAGCACGGGTAAGGTCGTCTATTCTCAGGATTACGGCTCACAAAGTGCGGGCAATGTCAGCTTCTCATTCTCGGGCACTGACAGCAATGGCGACACGGTTTCCGGCCCGTTAAGTGTCAAAGTCAATGCGACCAACAGCTCCGGCGGCAGCGTCAGCAGCTCTACTTCGACATGGACGATGGTCAATGCTGTCAACTCGCCTGCCAGCGGCACCACACAAATCGTAACGTCGCTTGGAACCTATGATCCCAGCGATATTACCAGCATCAGTTAA